One genomic segment of Aquamicrobium lusatiense includes these proteins:
- a CDS encoding transporter, giving the protein MLPADEIQRSLAGAWRLMTGKPDGLRLLDLSAEGFWNSFQALLVAAPALIIGWVAVANDIADPLSVSARFSMAIRLAVVDLGSWILPLVGLALVAPYAGIGNRFVHYVVASNWASAIIAWLQLPGTLLKLFMPRAVDTIMLAALLLFIIAMVLSWRMTNAAIGKGAAIGSAVFAGMFVASLIVIFTLQALLGIQIPT; this is encoded by the coding sequence ATGCTGCCGGCAGACGAAATTCAGAGATCGCTTGCCGGTGCATGGCGCCTCATGACGGGCAAGCCGGACGGGTTGCGGCTGCTCGACCTGTCGGCGGAAGGTTTCTGGAACTCTTTTCAGGCTCTGCTGGTTGCGGCTCCGGCCCTGATCATCGGCTGGGTTGCAGTGGCAAACGACATTGCCGACCCGCTTTCCGTTTCAGCCCGTTTTTCAATGGCGATACGATTGGCCGTAGTCGACCTGGGAAGCTGGATCCTGCCTCTGGTCGGCCTGGCTCTGGTGGCGCCTTATGCCGGTATCGGCAACCGCTTCGTGCACTATGTGGTGGCCAGCAACTGGGCGTCGGCCATCATCGCATGGCTGCAACTGCCCGGCACTCTTCTGAAGCTTTTCATGCCTCGTGCGGTCGACACGATCATGCTGGCAGCGTTGCTGCTGTTCATCATCGCCATGGTGCTGAGCTGGCGGATGACCAACGCCGCCATTGGCAAGGGAGCTGCGATCGGCTCCGCTGTGTTTGCGGGCATGTTCGTTGCCTCGCTGATCGTCATATTCACCCTTCAGGCGTTGCTTGGCATCCAGATACCGACCTGA
- the dapE gene encoding succinyl-diaminopimelate desuccinylase has product MKLPVDPAENLAALLRCPSVTPAEGGALAALQEMLEPLGFTVERPVFSESGTPDIENLYASRAGEGPHLMFAGHTDVVPVGDESAWSHPPFAAHIANGEMYGRGAVDMKGGIACFIAALARSIADGNAPRGKVSMLITGDEEGPAINGTVKLLQWAAAKGETWDACIVGEPTNPDRLGDMIKVGRRGSLSATLTVLGRQGHAAYPHLADNPVRGLMTLVDALLSPEFDTGTERFQSTNLEVTSVDVGNAATNVIPQRATAAFNVRFNDNWSVESLQAEIHNRLDAASRRRKYRKGRKEPVEFELVWRDNPSHVFLTHDEKLIGTLARSVESVTANRPALSTSGGTSDARFIKDYCPVVEFGLVGQTMHMVDERVPLADLETLTRIYRQFIGNWFGEH; this is encoded by the coding sequence CGTCACCCCCGCGGAAGGCGGAGCGCTGGCCGCACTTCAGGAAATGCTGGAGCCACTCGGCTTCACCGTGGAACGGCCGGTGTTTTCCGAAAGCGGCACGCCCGACATTGAAAATCTATATGCCAGCCGCGCCGGCGAAGGGCCCCACCTGATGTTTGCGGGGCACACCGACGTCGTGCCCGTCGGCGACGAGAGCGCGTGGTCGCATCCGCCCTTTGCCGCCCACATCGCCAATGGCGAGATGTATGGGCGCGGCGCCGTCGACATGAAGGGCGGCATCGCCTGTTTCATTGCCGCGCTCGCGCGCTCCATCGCAGATGGAAACGCGCCCCGCGGCAAGGTCTCGATGCTGATCACCGGAGACGAGGAAGGCCCCGCCATCAACGGCACCGTCAAGCTGCTGCAATGGGCTGCCGCAAAAGGCGAGACATGGGATGCCTGCATCGTCGGCGAGCCAACGAACCCCGACCGGCTGGGAGACATGATCAAGGTCGGCCGGCGGGGCTCCCTGTCGGCGACGCTGACGGTTCTGGGACGGCAGGGCCATGCCGCCTATCCGCATCTTGCCGACAATCCGGTGCGCGGGCTGATGACGCTTGTCGATGCATTGCTGTCTCCCGAATTCGACACCGGCACCGAACGCTTCCAGTCCACCAATCTGGAAGTCACCTCGGTCGATGTCGGCAACGCGGCGACCAACGTCATCCCACAGCGCGCGACGGCGGCCTTCAACGTGCGCTTCAACGACAACTGGAGCGTCGAAAGCCTGCAGGCGGAAATCCACAATCGCCTCGATGCAGCCAGCCGCCGCCGCAAATATCGCAAGGGCCGCAAGGAACCCGTCGAGTTCGAGCTGGTGTGGCGCGACAATCCAAGCCACGTCTTCCTCACCCATGATGAGAAACTGATCGGGACGCTTGCCCGCTCGGTCGAGAGCGTCACTGCAAACCGCCCTGCCCTGTCCACCTCCGGCGGCACCTCGGACGCGCGCTTCATCAAGGATTACTGCCCGGTCGTCGAATTCGGCCTTGTCGGGCAGACCATGCATATGGTCGATGAGCGGGTGCCGCTGGCCGATCTGGAAACGCTGACGCGCATATACAGGCAGTTCATCGGAAACTGGTTCGGAGAGCACTGA